One Bacteroidales bacterium genomic window carries:
- the rimO gene encoding 30S ribosomal protein S12 methylthiotransferase RimO — MLTKKSHQDIHIITLGCSKNVVDSEVLSYQLKAGGYSVRHDAAEVKSGIVIINTCGFINDAKEESIDMILQFAQARKAGKIDRLYVMGCLSQRYKTQLEAEIHEVDAFYGVSDLGVILKDLQVNYRKELLGERSVTTPPHYAYLKISEGCDRNCAFCAIPLIRGKHISRTIESLVAEARFLVAGGVKELILIAQDITWYGLDIYRRRALADLVRELAAIPGVQWIRLHYAYPAGFPMDVLDVMRKQAVICRYLDIPLQHFSDPILQKMHRGHTTGQMRELLQKIREAVPGVALRTTLIVGFPGETNEDFKALKQFVAEQKFERMGVFTYSHEEDTPAYSLVDDVPEEIKQERAQELMALQESISLELNSQRIGKVYKTIIDRKEGGFWVGRTEYDSPEVDNEVLISEVHKLTPGNFYEIKITGVEAFDLYGVPAGEE; from the coding sequence TTGTTAACAAAAAAATCCCATCAGGATATTCACATCATCACCCTGGGTTGTTCCAAAAATGTGGTTGACTCCGAGGTGCTGTCGTATCAGTTAAAAGCTGGTGGATACAGCGTTCGACACGATGCTGCAGAGGTGAAAAGCGGTATCGTTATCATCAACACCTGTGGCTTTATCAACGATGCCAAAGAAGAGTCGATAGATATGATTTTGCAATTTGCGCAAGCGCGAAAAGCCGGTAAAATTGATCGTTTGTATGTGATGGGCTGCTTGTCGCAACGATACAAAACGCAGCTCGAAGCCGAAATTCATGAGGTGGATGCTTTTTATGGTGTTTCCGATCTTGGCGTCATTCTCAAAGATTTGCAGGTTAATTACCGCAAAGAGCTTCTTGGTGAGCGCTCGGTAACGACCCCCCCACATTATGCCTATCTTAAAATTTCGGAGGGCTGCGACCGCAACTGCGCTTTTTGCGCCATCCCGCTCATTCGGGGCAAACATATTTCGCGCACCATCGAAAGTCTGGTAGCCGAAGCCCGTTTTCTTGTTGCCGGAGGTGTAAAAGAACTGATACTTATTGCGCAGGATATCACCTGGTACGGTCTTGATATTTATCGTCGCCGTGCCCTGGCCGACTTAGTGCGCGAGCTGGCAGCCATTCCCGGCGTGCAATGGATCAGGCTTCACTACGCTTATCCTGCCGGTTTCCCGATGGATGTTTTGGATGTAATGCGCAAACAAGCCGTCATCTGTCGCTATCTCGACATTCCTTTACAACATTTTTCTGATCCCATTTTACAAAAGATGCACCGTGGGCACACCACCGGTCAAATGCGGGAGCTTTTGCAAAAAATACGTGAAGCTGTCCCTGGGGTGGCATTGCGCACCACACTCATCGTTGGGTTTCCCGGCGAAACTAATGAGGACTTTAAGGCTTTGAAACAATTTGTGGCAGAGCAGAAGTTCGAAAGGATGGGCGTGTTCACCTATTCGCACGAAGAAGATACGCCCGCTTATTCCCTTGTCGACGATGTGCCGGAGGAAATAAAACAGGAGCGTGCACAGGAGCTGATGGCGTTGCAGGAAAGTATTTCGCTGGAGCTAAATAGCCAGCGTATAGGCAAGGTGTACAAAACCATTATCGACCGCAAAGAGGGAGGTTTTTGGGTGGGACGTACCGAGTACGATTCGCCGGAGGTGGACAACGAAGTGTTGATATCTGAAGTCCACAAA